The following are from one region of the Anolis carolinensis isolate JA03-04 unplaced genomic scaffold, rAnoCar3.1.pri scaffold_15, whole genome shotgun sequence genome:
- the LOC100560410 gene encoding arylacetamide deacetylase-like 3, producing the protein MAAIGLLALIAWAMYYDRSKTTMDPRFDHPWKLRTLHCLLIMTMTLVVVGQPVGEVSGPSSRFSFAVVLPKQGKILEWSGLCKQIELIRFMLNLKKARLHPGLSTEDLCFDGVPVRIYRPKAPSAGRRKGFVFFHGGAGMMGSIDYYQDVCSKLAKDSQTVLVSVGYRLSPEHPYPTQCEDCFAATVHFMKNSEVFGVDPSQIVIGGDSAGGNYASVIAQKLVERPDLPRLRAQVLLYAGTQAMDFNLPSYQQNATMPLLFQDSVVFYGLKYFGKSTSLTEDLLIGSHVPDEIRLKCDKWMRPENLPERFLRRGFRQIPAVPCKPEVYEKLPEILSISFSSLFADDAVIRQLPETFVVTCEYDVLRDDSLLYKKRLEDNGVKVSWFHSENGFHGVINCIDLWFLTFPAGVEILDRAADFVRSL; encoded by the exons ATGGCGGCCATTGGCTTACTCGCACTAATTGCCTGGGCAATGTATTACGATCGGTCCAAGACGACAATGGACCCCAGATTTGACCATCCGTGGAAGCTCCGAACCCTTCACTGCTTGCTCATTATGACAATGACATTG GTGGTGGTTGGTCAACCTGTCGGTGAAGTTAGTG GACCGTCGTCCCGTTTTTCATTTGCTGTTGTTCTTCCCAAACAGGGCAAGATCCTCGAGTGGTCCGGCCTCTGCAAGCAGATCGAGTTAATCCGCTTCATGCTGAACCTCAAGAAGGCCAGGCTGCACCCCGGCCTCTCCACCGAGGACCTCTGCTTCGACGGGGTGCCCGTCCGGATCTACCGGCCGAAAGCGCCCTCTGCTGGCCGGAGGAAAGGGTTCGTGTTCTTCCACGGCGGAGCCGGGATGATGGGCAGCATCG ATTACTACCAAGATGTTTGCTCTAAACTTGCCAAGGACAGTCAAACCGTGCTTGTGTCTGTGGG GTATCGCCTCTCTCCCGAACATCCGTACCCAACGCAGTGTGAGGACTGCTTCGCGGCGACGGTTCACTTCATGAAAAATTCTGAGGTCTTTGGGGTGGATCCGTCCCAGATCGTCATTGGCGGAGACAGCGCCGGAGGCAACTACGCCAGTGTGATTGCCCAGAAACTGGTGGAGAGACCCGATCTTCCCAGACTGAGAGCCCAAGTCCTGTTGTACGCGGGAACCCAAGCCATGGACTTCAACTTGCCTTCTTATCAACAGAACGCCACGATGCCGCTGTTGTTCCAGGACAGCGTGGTTTTCTACGGCCTGAAATATTTCGGAAAAAGCACTTCGTTGACCGAGGACCTACTGATAGGTTCCCACGTGCCAGACGAAATAAGACTGAAATGCGACAAGTGGATGCGCCCGGAAAACCTCCCGGAGAGATTTCTGCGCAGAGGCTTCCGACAAATCCCGGCAGTTCCGTGCAAGCCCGAAGTGTACGAAAAATTGCCGGAGATCCTCAGCATCTCTTTCTCCAGCCTATTCGCCGACGACGCCGTCATCCGGCAGCTCCCGGAGACGTTCGTGGTGACCTGCGAGTACGACGTGCTTCGGGACGACAGCCTCCTGTACAAGAAGCGCTTGGAGGACAACGGCGTCAAGGTCAGCTGGTTCCACTCCGAAAACGGGTTCCACGGCGTGATCAACTGCATCGACTTGTGGTTCCTCACGTTCCCCGCTGGGGTGGAAATCCTGGACCGTGCTGCGGATTTCGTCCGGAGTTTATAA
- the dhrs3 gene encoding short-chain dehydrogenase/reductase 3, which produces MLLRWLLFVAQTLVLVAKALVGSLLPPKRRDLRADHVLITGGGRGIGRALAREFARRGARKIILWGRTEKCLKEAAEEIQAMGTECHYFICDVGNREEVYRQAKAVREKVGDITILVNNAAVVHGKSLMDSDDDALLKSQHINTLGQFWTTKAFLPRMLELQNGHIVCLNSILALSAIPGAIDYCTSKASSFAFMESLTLGLLDCPGVNATTVLPFHTSTEMFQGMRIRFPNLFPPLKPETVAQRTVEAVRQNQAFLLLPWTMHILVILKSILPQAALEEIHKFSGSYTCMNTFKGRS; this is translated from the exons ATGCTGCTGCGGTGGCTGCTCTTCGTGGCCCAGACGCTGGTCCTGGTGGCCAAGGCCCTGGTGGGCTCCCTGCTGCCCCCCAAGAGGAGGGACCTGCGGGCCGACCACGTCCTCATCACCGGCGGAGGCAGAGGCATCGGCAGAGCCCTGGCCCGGGAGTTCGCCAGGCGAGGAGCCCGGAAG ATCATCCTCTGGGGCCGGACGGAGAAGTGCTTGAAGGAAGCGGCCGAGGAGATCCAAGCCATGGGCACCGAGTGCCACTACTTCATCTGCGACGTGGGCAACCGGGAGGAGGTCTACCGGCAGGCCAAAGCGGTCCGCGAGAAG GTGGGAGACATCACCATCCTTGTGAACAACGCAGCCGTGGTGCACGGCAAGAGCCTCATGGACAGCGACGATGACGCTCTGCTGAAGTCGCAGCACATCAACACGTTGGGACAATTCTGG ACGACAAAGGCCTTCCTGCCGCGGATGCTGGAGCTCCAGAACGGGCACATTGTTTGCCTCAACTCCATCCTGGCTCTGTCCGCCATCCCCGGAGCCATCGACTACTGCACTTCCAAAGCCTCCTCCTTTGCCTTCATGGAGAGCTTGACGCTGGGGCTGCTGGATTGCCCTGGGGTGAACGCCACCACCGTCCTGCCCTTCCACACCAGCACGGAGATGTTCCAAGGCATGCGGATCAG GTTCCCCAACCTCTTCCCTCCTTTAAAGCCGGAGACGGTGGCCCAGAGGACGGTGGAAGCCGTTCGGCAGAACCAAGCATTCCTCCTCCTTCCGTGGACGATGCACATCCTCGTCATCTTGAAAAG CATCCTTCCGCAGGCCGCCCTCGAGGAAATCCACAAGTTCTCCGGGAGCTACACCTGCATGAACACTTTCAAAGGCCGCTCGTAG
- the LOC100560210 gene encoding arylacetamide deacetylase-like 4, with protein MLLLLFVNEQQPCMLHKSLDEGGLTQLVHNVGCVDNFLIDKPSPEEHPGESEAEILQARPQWCLCRLPSLSGEEEMELLPVILWWAGGVVGISYLLILAWAIAYDFAKTRINPGFDHPWKLRALYWNFIMLFTTAKILECLGVCTQLAFVRLMTDLRRHKVPPNLYTKDLDFDGVAVRIYLHKTPSPVGRKGFVFFHGGAGLAGSISSYQNICNRLANESGSVVVSVGYRLSPEYPFPAQSEDCHAATVHFMKNAEVYGVDPSQIVIGGDSAGGNFATMIAQKLAGRSDLPKLRAQVLIYAGVQAMDFTLPSYQQNARMPFLFRENLAYYGLQALGKDPSLSGDMLRGSHVPHEMRLKYEKYVSPDNLPERFKRRGYRPVPPSPFKPEAYEQLSDILDASFSTLFADDAVIRQLPETFIVSCEYDILRDDSLLYKKRLEDNGVKVGWFHAENGFHGVINFFDLGFFSFPLGIEILSRVAEFVKHL; from the exons atgttgttgctattgtttgtTAATGAGCAGCAACCTTGCATGTTGCACAAGAGTTTGGATGAAGGAGGCCTCACCCAGTTGGTGCATAATGTCGGGTGTGTTGACAATTTCCTAATTGATAAGCCATCTCCAGAAGAGCATCCCGGAGAAAGTGAGGCAGAGATACTTCAAGCTCGTCCACAGTGGTGCTTGTGTCGCCTGCCTTCGCTTTCCGGAGAGGAGGAAATGGAGCTCCTTCCCGTCATCTTGTGGTGGGCAGGAGGAGTTGTCGGGATCAGCTACCTCTTGATCCTCGCCTGGGCCATTGCTTATGATTTCGCCAAGACGAGGATAAACCCGGGCTTCGACCATCCGTGGAAACTCCGAGCGCTTTACTGGAACTTCATTATGCTCTTCACGACA GCGAAGATTTTGGAGTGTCTGGGTGTCTGCACGCAGCTGGCCTTCGTCCGCCTCATGACGGATCTCCGGAGGCACAAGGTCCCTCCCAACCTCTACACCAAAGACCTGGATTTCGACGGCGTCGCCGTCCGGATTTACCTCCACAAAACACCGAGTCCTGTCGGAAGGAAGGGATTCGTTTTCTTCCACGGAGGGGCTGGGCTTGCCGGAAGCATCT CTTCCTATCAAAACATTTGCAATAGACTTGCCAACGAGAGCGGCTCGGTAGTGGTATCTGTCGG GTATCGTCTCTCTCCCGAATATCCGTTTCCCGCACAGTCCGAGGACTGCCACGCCGCGACGGTGCATTTCATGAAGAACGCCGAGGTCTACGGGGTGGATCCCTCCCAGATCGTCATCGGCGGAGACAGCGCCGGAGGCAACTTCGCCACCATGATCGCCCAGAAACTGGCGGGGAGATCGGACCTTCCGAAGCTGCGGGCTCAAGTCCTGATCTACGCGGGCGTCCAAGCCATGGACTTCACTCTACCTTCCTACCAACAGAATGCTCGAATGCCGTTCTTGTTCCGCGAGAACCTCGCTTACTACGGGTTGCAGGCTTTGGGGAAGGACCCTTCTCTGTCGGGCGACATGCTGCGGGGGTCTCACGTTCCGCACGAGATGAGGCTGAAATACGAGAAATACGTGAGTCCGGACAACCTCCCGGAGCGGTTCAAGCGCCGGGGCTACCGACCCGTCCCGCCGTCTCCGTTCAAGCCGGAAGCGTACGAGCAATTGTCCGACATCCTCGACGCCTCTTTCTCCACCCTTTTCGCCGACGACGCCGTCATCCGACAACTCCCGGAGACGTTCATCGTGAGCTGCGAGTACGACATCTTGCGGGACGACAGCCTCCTGTACAAGAAGCGCCTGGAGGACAACGGCGTCAAAGTGGGGTGGTTCCACGCCGAGAACGGCTTCCACGGCGTGATCAACTTTTTCGACTTGGGCTTTTTCTCGTTCCCACTCGGGATCGAAATACTGAGTCGCGTCGCCGAGTTTGTCAAGCATTTATGA